The Micropterus dolomieu isolate WLL.071019.BEF.003 ecotype Adirondacks linkage group LG20, ASM2129224v1, whole genome shotgun sequence genome has a segment encoding these proteins:
- the crispld2 gene encoding cysteine-rich secretory protein LCCL domain-containing 2, producing the protein MTSAAMTWIHVLSLCLSLLLLCIRDSASLFLPDSKELRQLLSRYEEEADQNGTSNAPGNRTRRAIRWSDREEILQLHNKLRGSVYPTASNMEYMVWDDELERSATQWSQECQWDHGPQDLLMSIGQNLAVHWGRYRSPAFHVQTWYDESQYYTYPYPHECNPWCPERCSGPMCTHYTQMVWATTTRVGCAVHMCPRMNVWGEIWENSVYLVCNYSPKGNWIGEAPYQHGRPCSQCPPSYGGGCRNNLCYKDSQRSETEDMNEVEKPQVPLLPRTTAKPAPKPKPSVPKKPVSKPSTPNSPTPKMPSSKTPSNTYLAQNIKCETRLRDKCRGAACNRYNCPANCLNKKGKVWGNVFYDVQSSICRAAIHFGVIDNNGGLVDVTRSDKLPFFVRVTKNGIESFSKHKPGNAFVVARVEEMTVDCYTTVAEICPFKKPYSHCPRIVCPAGCKTQPSYWSPVIGNNVYTDSSSICKAAIHAGVIKADGGLVDVLPLDKRKNYVGVLKNGIQSESKSNTDGGSLRVFAVRE; encoded by the exons ATGACCAGCGCTGCCATGACCTGGATCCAtgtcctctccctctgtctctccctcctgctGTTGTGCATCAGGGACTCAGCTTCACTCTTCCTGCCTGATTCCAAGGAGCTCAGGCAGCTGCTGAGCCGCTACGAGGAGGAAGCGGATCAGAATGGCACCAGCAACGCACCTGGCAATAGGACCCGAAGAGCCATCCGCTGGTCTGACCGTGAGGAGATCCTCCAGCTGCACAACAAGCTGAGGGGCAGCGTCTACCCCACAGCCTCAAACATGGAGTACATG GTTTGGGATGATGAGTTGGAGCGGTCTGCCACTCAGTGGTCACAGGAGTGTCAATGGGATCATGGACCTCAGGACCTGCTCATGTCTATTGGACAAAACCTGGCTGTTCACTGGGGAAG GTACCGCTCTCCTGCCTTTCACGTCCAGACCTGGTATGATGAGTCGCAATACTACACCTATCCCTACCCACATGAGTGCAATCCCTGGTGTCCAGAACGCTGCTCTGGTCCCATGTGCACCCATTACACCCAG ATGGTCTGGGCAACCACTACCAGAGTGGGCTGTGCTGTGCATATGTGTCCAAGGATGAACGTGTGGGGAGAAATATGGGAGAACTCCGTTTACCTTGTGTGCAACTATTCCCCAAA GGGAAACTGGATCGGTGAGGCTCCATACCAGCATGGTCGCCCATGTTCTCAGTGCCCTCCCAGCTATGGAGGAGGATGTAGGAATAACCTGTGCTACAAAG ACTCTCAGCGCTCAGAGACAGAGGACATGAATGAGGTGGAGAAGCCTCAGGTTCCACTGCTACCTCGTACCACCGCCAAACCTGCCCCCAAACCTAAACCATCTGTTCCGAAGAAACCAGTGTCCAAACCCTCCACTCCTAACTCCCCCACACCCAAGATGCCATCTTCAAAGACTCCCAGCAACACCTATCTCG CTCAAAACATCAAGTGCGAGACTAGACTGCGAGATAAGTGTAGAGGTGCAGCCTGCAACAG ATATAATTGTCCCGCTAATTGTCTGAATAAGAAAGGGAAAGTCTGGGGAAATGTCTTTTACGATGTG CAATCAAGTATTTGCCGAGCTGCTATCCATTTTGGTGTCATTGACAACAATGGAGGACTGGTCGACGTCACAAGGAGTGACAAGTTACCATTCTTTGTCAGAGTCACAAAGAATGGCATTGAGTCATTCAG TAAACATAAACCCGGGAATGCCTTTGTGGTGGCTCGAGTGGAAG AAATGACTGTtgactgctacaccacagtggCTGAAATCTGCCCTTTCAAAAAGCCCTACTCACACTGTCCAAG AATTGTCTGTCCAGCCGGCTGCAAGACTCAGCCGTCTTATTGGTCACCTGTGATTGGAAACAACGTCTACACAGAT AGCTCCAGTATTTGTAAAGCAGCCATCCATGCAGGGGTAATCAAAGCAGACGGCGGTTTGGTGGATGTTCTGCCACTGGACAAGAGAAAGAACTATGTTGGAGTCCTGAAAAATGGCATCCAGTCTGAGAG CAAGAGCAACACAGATGGAGGCTCTCTCCGAGTCTTTGCTGTGAGGGAGTGA